In one Sesamum indicum cultivar Zhongzhi No. 13 linkage group LG12, S_indicum_v1.0, whole genome shotgun sequence genomic region, the following are encoded:
- the LOC105175637 gene encoding aureusidin synthase, translating into MASSIVPRPATTLSPARTTTTSSTPKPRHFPTIRKQNRCPKVSCKSPDNDQESAAPGKFDRRNVLIGLGGLYGATTLAASPFSFAAPISAPDITKCGPADLPPGAAPTNCCPPPTAKIIDFKFPPPSTTMRVRPAAHLADEAYIAKFNKAVELMRALPEDDPRSFKQQASVHCAYCDGAYDQVGFPNLELQVHNSWLFFPFHRYYLYFFERILGKLIDDPTFAMPFWNWDSPGGMRIPAMYANPNSPLYDSLRDQRHQPPTVLDLNYSGTDPTISADQQTRRNLTVMYRQMVSNSRTARLFFGSPYRRGDDPNPGSGSIENIPHGPVHVWTGDRNQPNFENMGNFYSAGRDPIFYAHHSNIDRLWSIWKTLGGRRQDITDRDFLDASFVFYDENAQMVRVKVRDCLDHTKLGYVYQDVEIPWLDSRPTPRVSSVLRKLKKLGKANAADTHSPKDVFPATLDKVLKVMVKRPKKKRSKKEKDELEEILVIEGIELDRDVYAKFDVYINDEDDEITTPENTEFAGSFVNVPHKHKHGKKIKTQLRLSITEIMEDLDADDDDHVLVTLVPTNAGDAVTVHGIKIELDD; encoded by the coding sequence ATGGCTTCTTCCATTGTCCCACGGCCTGCCACCACCCTCTCCCCCGCCcgcaccaccaccacctcctccaCTCCCAAACCAAGGCATTTTCCGACTATCCGAAAACAGAATCGCTGCCCCAAGGTATCATGCAAATCCCCAGACAATGATCAAGAATCTGCAGCACCTGGCAAGTTTGACAGGAGAAATGTACTGATTGGGCTTGGAGGCCTGTACGGAGCCACCACTCTCGCCGCCTCTCCGTTCTCTTTTGCGGCCCCTATCTCCGCTCCCGACATCACAAAATGCGGCCCTGCGGACTTGCCTCCCGGTGCAGCTCCGACAAACTGCTGCCCCCCTCCGACGGCgaaaattattgatttcaAGTTCCCTCCGCCTTCCACCACCATGCGTGTCCGCCCCGCCGCTCATTTAGCTGACGAAGCCTACATAGCCAAATTCAACAAAGCAGTTGAGCTGATGCGGGCTTTACCTGAAGACGATCCCCGCAGTTTCAAGCAGCAGGCTAGTGTCCATTGTGCTTACTGCGACGGCGCGTATGATCAAGTCGGGTTCCCGAATCTCGAGCTTCAGGTCCACAACTCTTGGCTGTTTTTCCCATTCCACAGATATTACCTGTACTTCTTCGAAAGAATCTTGGGAAAGTTAATCGACGACCCCACTTTCGCCATGCCGTTCTGGAACTGGGATTCTCCTGGAGGAATGAGAATCCCAGCAATGTACGCGAATCCCAACTCTCCGTTGTATGACAGCCTTCGTGACCAGAGACATCAGCCGCCGACGGTGCTCGACTTGAACTATAGCGGCACTGATCCCACCATTAGTGCTGATCAACAGACGAGGAGAAACCTGACAGTCATGTACAGGCAAATGGTCTCCAACTCCAGAACTGCTCGGCTTTTCTTCGGCAGCCCGTACCGGCGAGGCGACGACCCGAATCCTGGAAGCGGATCTATTGAGAACATTCCTCACGGTCCTGTCCACGTGTGGACCGGTGACCGGAACCAACCCAATTTCGAGAACATGGGTAATTTCTACTCAGCGGGTAGAGACCCGATCTTCTACGCTCACCATTCGAATATTGACAGACTGTGGAGCATCTGGAAAACCCTAGGTGGAAGGCGTCAGGACATAACAGATCGTGATTTCCTTGATGCATCTTTCGTTTTCTACGACGAAAACGCGCAAATGGTTCGGGTCAAGGTCCGGGACTGTTTGGATCATACCAAACTCGGGTACGTTTATCAAGATGTGGAAATCCCGTGGTTGGACTCTCGCCCAACCCCAAGAGTTTCTTCTGTCCTGAGGAAGCTGAAGAAGCTCGGCAAAGCAAACGCTGCCGACACCCACAGCCCGAAAGACGTCTTCCCGGCTACACTTGACAAGGTTCTGAAGGTAATGGTAAAGAGGccgaagaagaagagaagcaaGAAGGAAAAGGATGAGCTGGAAGAGATTCTGGTCATAGAAGGCATTGAGCTGGACAGAGATGTTTACGCCAAGTTCGATGTTTACATCAACGACGAAGATGATGAGATCACCACGCCTGAGAACACTGAGTTCGCCGGCAGTTTCGTGAACGTGCCGCATAAGCATAAGCATGGGAAGAAGATCAAGACTCAGTTGAGGCTGTCCATTACTGAGATTATGGAGGATTTAGACGCTGACGATGATGATCATGTGTTGGTGACTTTGGTTCCGACGAACGCCGGCGACGCGGTGACCGTCCATGGTATCAAGATTGAGCTTGATGACTGA